A part of Amycolatopsis lurida genomic DNA contains:
- a CDS encoding MBL fold metallo-hydrolase — MDQSPFARQVSDGVFGYVQPDGSWWINNCGFVAAGDHTVVIDTCSTERRTRALLATAESAGGAPVTTVVNTHHHGDHTNGNYLATGATIVGHRKTREVMVATGINTYENSFTGNDWGHLELRPPEVLFDDRLTVHADDVRLELIHPGHAAHTTNDVLVWLPERRVLFVGDLIFNGGSPFVLMGSPAGWRKALDLVRELEPETIVPGHGPVCGPEAIDAVDGYLGFLQKLASYGKAAGLTPLQAAHEADLGPYAALSEQERLPANLHRAYAELDGLEWGAPIDLGAALADMVTFNGAPIRCFS; from the coding sequence GTGGACCAATCCCCCTTCGCCAGGCAGGTCTCCGACGGTGTCTTCGGGTACGTCCAGCCGGACGGTTCGTGGTGGATCAACAACTGCGGCTTCGTCGCCGCGGGCGATCACACGGTGGTGATCGACACGTGTTCCACCGAACGGCGTACCAGGGCGCTGCTGGCGACGGCGGAATCGGCGGGCGGGGCGCCGGTGACCACCGTGGTCAACACGCATCACCACGGCGACCACACGAACGGCAACTACCTGGCGACCGGCGCCACGATCGTCGGCCATCGGAAGACGCGCGAGGTGATGGTCGCGACCGGGATCAACACCTACGAGAACTCGTTCACCGGCAACGACTGGGGCCATCTGGAGCTGCGGCCGCCCGAGGTGCTGTTCGACGACCGGCTGACCGTGCACGCCGACGACGTCCGGCTGGAGCTGATCCACCCCGGACACGCCGCGCACACCACCAACGACGTACTCGTCTGGCTGCCGGAGCGGCGGGTGCTGTTCGTCGGCGACCTGATCTTCAACGGCGGCAGCCCCTTCGTGCTGATGGGCTCACCTGCCGGCTGGCGGAAGGCGCTGGACCTGGTCCGCGAGCTGGAGCCGGAGACGATCGTGCCGGGCCACGGCCCGGTGTGCGGCCCCGAAGCGATCGACGCCGTCGACGGATACCTGGGTTTCCTGCAGAAACTCGCTTCCTACGGGAAAGCAGCCGGGCTGACGCCGCTTCAGGCCGCTCACGAAGCGGATCTCGGGCCCTACGCGGCACTGTCCGAACAGGAGCGGCTGCCGGCGAACCTGCACCGGGCGTATGCCGAACTGGACGGTCTCGAGTGGGGCGCGCCGATCGACCTGGGCGCCGCGCTGGCGGACATGGTCACCTTCAACGGCGCGCCGATCCGGTGCTTCTCCTGA
- the gndA gene encoding NADP-dependent phosphogluconate dehydrogenase codes for MSKKASIGVTGLAVMGRNLARNLARHGHTVALHNRSEQRTKELVEQFGDEGDFIPAYSAQEFVDALERPRQVVIMVKAGAPTDAVIDEFVPLLEKGDVIVDAGNAHFADTRRREAALREKGIHFVGTGVSGGEEGALHGPSIMPGGSKESYQSLGPLFEDISAKVDGEPCCTHVGADGAGHFVKMVHNGIEYADMQLIAESFDLLRGAGGYSPAEIAEVFRTWNSGRLDSYLIEITSQVLAHTDASSGKPFVDIVADQAEQKGTGRWTVQIGLDLGVPISGIAEAVFARSLSGSSNLREASRGLGGPSRAPLTGSALDTFADDVEQALYASKVVAYAQGFNQIQAGGAEYSWDIDLGKVASIWRGGCIIRAKFLNDITAAYADEPALPTLLTSGGFRKAVEDAQDSWRSVISTAVRLGIPTPGFSTALAYYDGLRAERLPAALVQGQRDYFGAHTYRRVDREGSFHTAWAADGRPESSA; via the coding sequence ATGAGCAAGAAGGCGAGCATCGGGGTCACTGGCCTGGCGGTCATGGGCCGCAACCTGGCCAGGAACCTGGCGAGGCACGGGCACACGGTGGCCCTGCACAACCGTTCCGAGCAGCGGACGAAGGAACTGGTCGAGCAGTTCGGCGACGAAGGCGACTTCATCCCGGCGTATTCGGCGCAGGAGTTCGTCGACGCGCTGGAGCGGCCGCGCCAGGTCGTGATCATGGTCAAGGCCGGTGCGCCGACGGATGCCGTGATCGACGAGTTCGTCCCGCTCCTGGAAAAGGGCGACGTGATCGTCGACGCGGGCAACGCGCACTTCGCGGACACCCGGCGCCGCGAGGCCGCGCTGCGCGAGAAGGGCATCCACTTCGTCGGCACCGGTGTGTCCGGCGGCGAGGAGGGCGCGCTGCACGGGCCGAGCATCATGCCGGGCGGGTCCAAGGAGTCGTACCAGTCGCTCGGGCCGCTGTTCGAGGACATCTCGGCGAAGGTCGACGGCGAACCGTGCTGCACGCACGTGGGCGCGGACGGCGCCGGGCATTTCGTGAAGATGGTGCACAACGGCATCGAGTACGCCGACATGCAGCTGATCGCCGAGTCGTTCGATCTCCTGCGCGGTGCGGGCGGCTACTCCCCCGCGGAGATCGCCGAGGTGTTCCGCACCTGGAATTCGGGGCGGCTCGACTCGTACCTGATCGAGATCACCTCGCAGGTGCTGGCCCACACGGACGCCTCGTCCGGCAAGCCGTTCGTCGACATCGTGGCGGACCAGGCGGAGCAGAAGGGCACCGGCCGCTGGACCGTCCAAATCGGACTGGATCTGGGCGTGCCGATCAGCGGCATCGCCGAAGCCGTGTTCGCGCGTTCGCTGTCCGGCTCGTCGAACCTGCGGGAGGCCTCCCGCGGCCTCGGCGGCCCCTCGCGCGCTCCGCTGACGGGGTCCGCTTTGGACACCTTCGCGGACGACGTCGAGCAGGCGCTGTATGCGTCGAAGGTGGTGGCGTACGCCCAGGGCTTCAACCAAATCCAGGCAGGCGGCGCCGAATACAGCTGGGACATCGACCTCGGGAAGGTCGCGTCCATCTGGCGCGGCGGCTGCATCATCCGCGCGAAGTTCCTCAACGACATCACGGCCGCGTACGCCGACGAGCCCGCGCTGCCGACGCTGCTGACCTCAGGCGGCTTCCGCAAGGCCGTCGAGGATGCCCAGGACTCATGGCGTTCGGTGATCTCGACGGCAGTACGGCTCGGCATCCCGACCCCGGGCTTCTCGACCGCGCTGGCCTACTACGACGGTCTGCGCGCGGAGCGGCTTCCCGCCGCGCTGGTGCAGGGGCAGCGGGACTACTTCGGTGCCCACACGTACCGCCGCGTCGACCGCGAGGGTTCGTTCCACACCGCGTGGGCAGCCGACGGCCGCCCCGAGTCCTCCGCCTGA
- a CDS encoding helix-turn-helix domain-containing protein: MASTVTSRRKQLGNELRHARNAARMTQQQVAEVLGCTQGKVNKIESGAVGVKLGDVRSMLNAFGINGDEADTLMNLARAAAGQRGHWSGYRSVVPHWFRTFTDLEPAAAEILTWHGERIPGPLQSEHYMLKQFTEAGATDVTSLVRNRLDRKAVFEQQQPPYYRFIISEGALRRAPGGSAPAVMLDQVEHLLALEKHPRVYVHVLPFGARLAAVPNDFTIMRFPDRTRDFVYIEHSAGGLYLDDVKDFNIFVDSWDRLRGAALERQETRQFLKELAELYRTQMQS, translated from the coding sequence ATGGCCAGCACCGTCACCTCGCGCCGGAAGCAGCTCGGAAACGAGCTCCGGCATGCCCGCAACGCCGCGCGGATGACACAGCAGCAGGTCGCCGAGGTTCTCGGCTGCACCCAGGGCAAGGTCAACAAGATCGAGTCCGGTGCCGTCGGGGTCAAGCTCGGGGATGTGCGATCCATGCTGAACGCGTTCGGGATCAACGGTGACGAGGCCGACACGTTGATGAACCTGGCCCGCGCCGCGGCCGGGCAGCGCGGCCACTGGTCCGGCTACCGATCCGTGGTGCCCCACTGGTTCCGCACCTTCACCGACCTCGAACCCGCGGCCGCGGAGATCCTCACCTGGCACGGCGAGCGGATCCCCGGCCCGTTGCAGTCCGAGCACTACATGCTCAAGCAGTTCACCGAAGCGGGCGCCACCGACGTGACCTCACTGGTCCGCAACCGGCTGGATCGCAAGGCCGTCTTCGAACAGCAGCAGCCGCCCTACTACCGGTTCATCATCAGCGAAGGCGCCTTGCGCCGCGCTCCGGGCGGCTCCGCCCCGGCGGTGATGCTGGACCAGGTCGAGCACCTGCTGGCGCTGGAGAAGCATCCGCGCGTGTATGTGCACGTGTTGCCGTTCGGCGCGCGGCTCGCCGCGGTGCCCAACGACTTCACCATCATGCGTTTTCCCGATCGCACCAGGGATTTCGTCTACATCGAACATTCCGCGGGCGGGTTGTACCTCGACGACGTCAAGGACTTCAACATCTTCGTCGACTCCTGGGACCGGCTGCGTGGCGCCGCGCTGGAGCGCCAGGAGACCCGGCAGTTCCTCAAGGAACTCGCCGAGCTATACAGAACCCAGATGCAATCCTGA